From the genome of Thermoflexus hugenholtzii, one region includes:
- a CDS encoding ATP-binding protein, with amino-acid sequence MKHIGDVLPKPGKSAGDETRDELPGAPSLESSEACPICGGLGYISYDVPPGHPLFGRAIPCACQTERQAAEFRQRIQAAGPLRALQDKRFENFLPDGLGLPPDQARSLRRAYERARAFAEDPQGWLVLRGGTGCGKTHLAAAIAHRLLERGVAALFIPVPDLLDELRAAFHPEAEVSYEERFWQLREAPVLILDDLGAQQSTPWAQEKLFQLLDWRYNARLPTVITTNLSLEAFEPRLRSRLQDARLVEIVHILAPDFRRGGPTAGPDLNLLPLLQEMTFETFRERPELSPRERDNLREAIRIARAYAEHPHGWLVLFGRYGAGKTHLAAAIANAVAARGTPVLFVAVPDLLDWLRAAFHPRSDAPYDRRFDEAKLVPFLVLDDLGLESATPWAREKLYQLLNFRYLAKLPTVITTAIPLDQLEKLDPRIASRLSDETRVTVITLEIPPYRTPLPRPESRRRI; translated from the coding sequence ATGAAGCATATTGGCGACGTGCTGCCGAAACCTGGAAAAAGCGCCGGCGATGAGACCCGGGATGAGCTCCCGGGCGCTCCATCGTTGGAGAGCTCAGAGGCCTGCCCGATCTGCGGCGGGCTGGGCTACATCTCTTACGACGTGCCACCCGGCCATCCTTTGTTCGGCCGGGCGATCCCCTGCGCCTGCCAGACGGAGCGCCAGGCCGCAGAGTTCCGCCAGCGGATCCAGGCGGCCGGCCCCCTGCGGGCCCTCCAGGACAAGCGCTTCGAAAACTTCCTCCCGGACGGGCTGGGCCTCCCCCCGGACCAGGCCCGGAGCCTGCGGCGCGCGTATGAGCGGGCGAGGGCCTTCGCCGAGGACCCGCAGGGCTGGCTGGTGCTGCGGGGCGGGACCGGGTGCGGCAAGACGCATCTGGCCGCCGCCATCGCCCATCGCCTGCTGGAGCGGGGGGTCGCCGCCCTCTTCATCCCCGTCCCCGACTTGCTGGACGAGCTGCGGGCGGCCTTCCATCCGGAGGCCGAGGTCTCCTATGAGGAACGGTTCTGGCAGCTGCGGGAAGCCCCCGTCCTGATCCTGGACGACCTGGGGGCGCAGCAAAGCACGCCATGGGCTCAGGAGAAGCTGTTCCAGCTCCTGGACTGGCGATACAACGCCCGCCTGCCCACGGTGATCACCACCAATCTCTCCCTGGAGGCCTTCGAGCCCCGCCTGCGTTCCCGCCTCCAGGACGCCCGGCTGGTGGAGATCGTGCACATCCTGGCCCCCGATTTCCGGCGGGGCGGTCCCACCGCGGGGCCCGATCTGAACCTCCTCCCCCTGCTCCAGGAGATGACCTTCGAGACCTTCCGGGAGCGGCCGGAGCTCTCGCCTCGCGAGCGCGACAACCTGCGGGAGGCGATCCGCATCGCCCGGGCCTACGCGGAGCACCCCCACGGCTGGCTGGTGCTGTTCGGCCGCTACGGCGCCGGCAAAACGCACCTGGCGGCGGCCATCGCCAACGCCGTAGCCGCCCGCGGGACCCCCGTCCTCTTCGTGGCGGTCCCCGACCTCCTGGACTGGCTGCGCGCCGCCTTCCACCCCCGGAGCGACGCGCCCTACGACCGACGCTTCGACGAGGCCAAGCTCGTCCCCTTCCTGGTCCTGGACGACCTGGGGCTGGAGAGCGCCACCCCGTGGGCCCGGGAGAAGCTGTATCAGCTGCTCAACTTCCGCTACCTGGCGAAGCTGCCCACGGTGATCACCACGGCCATCCCCCTGGATCAGCTGGAGAAGCTGGATCCGCGCATCGCCTCACGACTGAGCGATGAGACCCGGGTGACGGTGATCACCCTGGAGATCCCTCCCTACCGCACTCCTCTCCCCCGCCCCGAGTCCCGCCGCAGGATCTGA
- a CDS encoding bifunctional nuclease family protein, giving the protein MIEVVIDSIRASLMSQHRVIILRERESDRYLPIWIGPYEAEAINIELQQIEVARPLTHDLLKNVITEMGGTVLYVVVNDLRNDTFYARIVIQMDSRRLEIDSRPSDAIALAVRARVPIYVDEDVMERAGVNPREEEIESESLESPEAKLEESPFRDLIESLDLDDLGEGGEE; this is encoded by the coding sequence ATGATTGAGGTGGTGATCGACAGCATCCGCGCCAGCCTGATGTCCCAGCACCGGGTGATCATCCTGCGGGAGCGGGAGAGCGACCGTTACCTTCCGATCTGGATCGGCCCCTATGAGGCGGAGGCCATCAACATCGAGCTGCAACAGATCGAGGTGGCCCGCCCCCTCACCCACGATCTCCTCAAGAACGTGATCACCGAGATGGGGGGGACGGTCCTCTACGTGGTGGTCAACGATCTCCGCAACGACACCTTCTACGCCCGCATCGTGATCCAGATGGACTCCCGGCGCCTGGAGATCGACTCCCGTCCCAGCGACGCCATCGCCCTCGCGGTCCGGGCCCGCGTGCCTATCTATGTGGATGAGGACGTGATGGAGCGGGCGGGGGTCAACCCGCGGGAGGAGGAGATCGAGAGCGAGAGCCTGGAGAGCCCCGAGGCGAAGCTCGAGGAATCTCCCTTCCGCGATCTGATCGAATCCCTCGATCTGGACGACCTGGGCGAGGGCGGGGAGGAGTGA
- a CDS encoding DUF433 domain-containing protein, with product MTEEELLARIAVDPRVMTGKPVIRGTRLTVEHILSLLASGATVEEILREYPGLTREDIRACLLFAAKALADISFVPLTERPA from the coding sequence ATGACGGAAGAGGAGTTGCTGGCGCGGATCGCTGTGGATCCACGGGTGATGACGGGGAAGCCGGTGATCCGGGGGACCCGGCTCACGGTGGAGCACATCCTAAGTCTGCTGGCCAGCGGAGCGACCGTGGAGGAGATCCTTCGGGAATATCCGGGGCTGACCCGGGAGGATATCCGGGCGTGCCTGCTGTTCGCAGCGAAGGCCCTGGCGGACATCTCGTTCGTGCCCCTCACGGAGCGCCCGGCGTAG
- a CDS encoding ribbon-helix-helix protein, CopG family, translated as MRDRMHRVQIRLTPEQHRRLRMLADQQRRSLSDLVRELLDQALAVHKPFARDVQDRLERIEQAHRIATRVLHERGGLPIEADISALIREIREERFNDLDSSY; from the coding sequence ATGCGAGATCGGATGCATCGGGTGCAGATCCGACTCACCCCAGAGCAGCATCGACGCCTCCGGATGCTGGCGGACCAGCAGCGGCGCAGCCTTTCCGATCTGGTGCGAGAGCTCCTGGACCAGGCGCTGGCCGTTCACAAGCCCTTTGCACGCGACGTGCAAGATCGGCTGGAACGCATCGAGCAAGCTCACAGGATCGCCACGCGTGTCCTGCATGAGCGAGGCGGTCTTCCGATCGAAGCGGATATCAGTGCTTTGATCCGTGAGATTAGGGAGGAACGATTCAATGACCTCGACAGCAGTTATTGA
- a CDS encoding homoserine dehydrogenase — protein MALVQRVALIGFGAVGRAFARLLLRKREEILQRYAVDMRVTGIITARRGAAWDPEGLDLAAALEVTEGGGDLSALSRSPAPRETLDFIEKCPADVVVEITVLDPRAGQPATDHVRAALRAGRHVVTANKGPLAFAYRELRDLARSRGRAFLFESTVMDGAPLFSLVREGLPATHILGFRAILNSTTNFILTRMEEGIPFEEAVRQAQAIGIAEADPSNDIDGWDAAVKTCVLANVWMDADLRPDAVERTGIRGIGPEDLAAARREGRRIKLVCTAERSADGAVRARVAPEAVPLEDLLAHVRGTSSVITLRTDTLKQLTLIEHEPEPAQTAFGILADLIAIAQGRWA, from the coding sequence ATGGCCCTGGTTCAGCGGGTGGCGTTGATCGGGTTCGGGGCGGTGGGGCGCGCCTTCGCCCGGCTGCTCCTGCGCAAGCGCGAGGAGATCCTCCAGCGCTATGCGGTGGACATGCGGGTCACCGGGATCATCACCGCCCGCCGGGGGGCGGCCTGGGATCCCGAGGGGCTGGATCTGGCCGCGGCCCTGGAAGTGACCGAAGGGGGCGGGGATCTGAGCGCCCTGAGCCGGAGCCCGGCGCCCCGGGAGACCCTGGACTTCATCGAGAAGTGCCCCGCCGACGTGGTGGTGGAGATCACCGTCCTGGATCCCCGCGCCGGGCAGCCGGCCACCGATCACGTGCGGGCCGCCCTGCGCGCCGGCCGCCACGTGGTCACCGCCAACAAGGGCCCCCTGGCCTTCGCCTACCGGGAGCTGCGGGACCTCGCCCGCTCCCGCGGTCGGGCCTTTCTCTTCGAGTCCACGGTCATGGACGGCGCCCCGCTCTTCAGCCTGGTCCGCGAGGGGCTGCCGGCCACCCACATCCTGGGCTTCCGCGCCATCCTCAACAGCACCACCAATTTCATCCTCACCCGGATGGAGGAGGGGATCCCCTTTGAGGAGGCTGTGCGGCAGGCCCAGGCCATCGGCATCGCCGAGGCCGATCCATCGAACGATATCGATGGATGGGACGCGGCGGTCAAGACCTGCGTGCTGGCCAACGTGTGGATGGACGCGGACTTGCGGCCGGATGCGGTGGAGCGGACCGGCATCCGGGGGATCGGGCCGGAGGACCTGGCGGCGGCGCGGCGGGAGGGGCGGCGGATCAAGCTGGTGTGCACGGCGGAGCGTTCGGCGGACGGGGCGGTGCGGGCCCGGGTGGCCCCGGAGGCCGTCCCTCTGGAGGACCTGCTGGCCCACGTGCGGGGGACCTCCTCCGTGATCACCCTGCGCACGGACACCCTGAAGCAGCTCACCCTCATCGAGCACGAGCCTGAGCCGGCCCAGACGGCCTTCGGCATCCTGGCCGACCTCATCGCCATCGCGCAAGGTCGCTGGGCGTAA
- a CDS encoding type II toxin-antitoxin system VapC family toxin → MTSTAVIDANIAIYAVLPSPFHQAAISLLRRLVEEGIVIYVPHLWLCEVGSGIRKIATLTRLPEEQKILQAAFDLPVEIADEDYDLYFSAYTIAKELNQKTIYDAIYIALANRVNGVFFTADRSLYHNCRNKRIGNVYLLE, encoded by the coding sequence ATGACCTCGACAGCAGTTATTGATGCGAACATCGCAATCTATGCAGTGCTTCCTAGTCCTTTTCATCAGGCTGCTATCTCGCTATTGCGGCGTCTGGTGGAAGAAGGGATTGTCATTTATGTTCCTCACTTATGGCTTTGTGAAGTGGGAAGCGGAATTCGCAAGATTGCTACCCTTACTCGGTTGCCTGAGGAGCAAAAGATCCTTCAAGCCGCTTTTGATTTGCCTGTGGAGATCGCTGATGAGGATTATGATCTCTATTTTTCGGCGTATACAATTGCAAAAGAATTAAATCAGAAAACGATATATGATGCTATTTACATCGCATTGGCAAATCGAGTTAACGGTGTATTCTTCACCGCTGACCGTTCTCTTTATCATAATTGCAGGAATAAAAGGATTGGGAATGTCTATCTTCTGGAATAA
- the dnaB gene encoding replicative DNA helicase, translating to MTTPELAERVPLAPHNLEAEEAVLGAVLLDPELIHTLATMLRPEDFFLEKHRWIWEAYLALHDRREAIDPVTVADELERQGRLQEVGGRGFLIGLAARVPTTVHALDYARLVERDAIRRRLLEAATQIARMAYEEPSGEVDELLDRAEAALFAVAQRRLIRDVQSIRDLLRAYYEHIEYLYEHRGEPLGIPTGFRDLDRLLGGLQRSDLVIVAARPGVGKTSLLLSFALNAAKRYRQRVAIFSLEMSAEQVVHRLVTQETGIEGQRLRLGELREDEWPRFVHAVSTLSELPIWIDDTPAISALQLRAKARRLYAEHGLDLLIVDYLQLMTADIRAENRVQEISYISRALKSLARELNIPVVAASQLSRAVEQRHDKRPILADLRESGSIEQDSDVVIFIYRDEIYNPETDRKNIAEIIVAKHRNGPIGTVELYFRPQQAQFVDLHKQEIRL from the coding sequence ATGACCACACCGGAGCTGGCCGAGCGGGTGCCCCTGGCTCCCCACAACCTGGAGGCCGAGGAGGCCGTCCTGGGGGCGGTCCTCCTGGACCCCGAGCTCATCCACACGCTGGCGACCATGCTGCGGCCGGAGGATTTCTTCCTGGAGAAGCACCGCTGGATCTGGGAGGCCTATCTGGCCCTCCACGACCGGCGGGAGGCCATCGATCCGGTCACGGTGGCCGACGAGCTGGAACGCCAGGGACGCCTCCAGGAGGTGGGCGGACGGGGCTTCCTCATCGGGCTGGCCGCCCGCGTCCCCACCACAGTGCACGCCCTGGATTACGCCCGCCTGGTGGAGCGGGACGCCATCCGGCGGCGCCTGCTGGAGGCCGCCACCCAGATCGCCCGCATGGCCTACGAGGAGCCGTCCGGCGAAGTCGACGAGCTGCTGGACCGGGCGGAGGCGGCCCTCTTCGCCGTGGCCCAGCGCCGCCTGATCCGCGACGTTCAATCGATCCGCGACCTCCTGCGGGCCTATTACGAGCACATTGAGTATCTCTACGAGCACCGGGGGGAGCCCCTGGGCATCCCCACCGGCTTCCGGGACCTGGACCGACTGCTGGGGGGGCTGCAGCGCTCCGACCTGGTGATCGTGGCCGCCCGGCCCGGGGTGGGGAAGACGTCGCTGCTGCTCTCCTTTGCCCTCAACGCCGCCAAGCGTTACCGCCAGCGGGTGGCCATCTTCTCCCTGGAGATGTCGGCGGAGCAGGTGGTGCACCGGCTGGTGACCCAGGAGACGGGGATCGAGGGCCAGCGCCTGCGGCTGGGGGAGCTGCGGGAGGACGAGTGGCCGCGCTTCGTGCACGCGGTGAGCACCCTCTCGGAGCTCCCCATCTGGATCGACGACACCCCGGCCATCTCCGCCCTGCAGCTGCGGGCCAAGGCCCGGCGCCTCTACGCCGAGCACGGGCTCGATCTCCTGATCGTGGATTACCTGCAGCTGATGACGGCGGACATCCGGGCGGAGAACCGGGTGCAGGAGATCTCCTACATCTCCCGCGCCCTCAAGAGCCTGGCCCGGGAGCTCAACATCCCCGTGGTCGCCGCCTCCCAGCTCTCCCGGGCCGTGGAGCAACGCCACGACAAACGGCCGATCCTGGCCGATCTACGCGAGAGCGGCAGCATCGAGCAGGACTCGGACGTGGTGATCTTCATCTACCGGGACGAGATCTACAATCCGGAAACGGATCGCAAGAACATCGCGGAGATCATCGTGGCCAAGCACCGCAACGGGCCGATCGGGACCGTCGAGCTGTATTTCCGACCACAGCAAGCCCAGTTCGTCGATCTGCACAAGCAGGAGATCCGGCTGTGA
- a CDS encoding DnaD domain-containing protein yields the protein MTRGNEARPFAGFPGGKTRTVPIPEAFFTELLPRIDHPGELRVTLVCFYHMARRSGPLRYARRSELEADPALTAALPAHEIREGLNRAVARGTLLHVRIEEDGRTDDLYFLNTPRGRLAYEAIRRGERPASLELGESAVLVADRPNLFALYEQNIGPLTPLIAQELEEAARTYPAEWIEEALRIAVSRNVRRWSYVRRILERWATEGRETGGLDEAYWRRAAETWKKRRR from the coding sequence GTGACGAGGGGGAATGAGGCGAGGCCTTTCGCCGGCTTCCCGGGCGGCAAAACCCGCACGGTGCCCATCCCGGAGGCTTTCTTCACCGAGCTGCTCCCTCGCATCGATCACCCGGGGGAGCTGCGGGTGACCCTGGTCTGCTTCTATCATATGGCCCGCCGCAGCGGCCCCCTGCGCTACGCCCGGCGCTCGGAGCTGGAGGCCGACCCCGCCCTGACCGCCGCCCTCCCCGCCCACGAGATCCGCGAGGGCCTGAACCGGGCGGTCGCCCGGGGCACCCTGCTGCATGTGCGGATCGAGGAGGATGGGCGGACGGATGACCTCTACTTCCTGAACACGCCACGAGGGCGTCTGGCCTACGAGGCCATCCGACGGGGCGAGCGCCCGGCCTCCCTCGAGCTCGGCGAGTCCGCTGTCCTGGTCGCCGACCGGCCGAACCTTTTCGCCCTTTACGAACAGAACATCGGACCCCTCACCCCATTGATCGCCCAGGAGCTGGAGGAGGCCGCCCGGACCTATCCGGCGGAGTGGATCGAGGAGGCCCTCCGCATCGCCGTCTCCCGCAACGTCCGCCGCTGGTCCTACGTCCGCCGCATCCTGGAGCGCTGGGCAACCGAAGGCCGGGAGACCGGAGGCCTGGATGAAGCATATTGGCGACGTGCTGCCGAAACCTGGAAAAAGCGCCGGCGATGA
- the hutH gene encoding histidine ammonia-lyase, producing MSMTALELDGEHLTLEDVVAVARGRRPVALAPEAWARVRRSREAVERLLARGAVIYGVTTGFGHLRNIRISPEQASLLQHNLLQSHAVGVGPELSEEQVRAMMVARLNSLARGHSGVRPEVLQLLIEMLNRGVHPVVPAQGSLGASGDLAPLAHMALPMIGLGEAIVEGRRLPGAAALEAAGLRPLRLEAKEGLALINGTAFMAGIGALVTYDAEILVQTADVVGAMTLEALEGSAVPFDERLHRVRPHPRQMDCAAFLRALLEGSELLSDPQRPSRVQDAYSLRCMPQVHGAVRDVVAYARWALEIELNSATDNPLIFWEEGEAEPTVLSGGNFHGELIALAMDYLAIGLAELANISERRLNRLLDPAENEGRYPPFLALEPGLHSGFMLVQYTAAALASENKVLAHPASVDTIPSSANTEDHVSMGATAVRHAEMVLRNAQRVVAAELFAAGQAIDLRRRQAGRPLRMGKGTAAAYALLRQHVPFLEADTVMAPWMERACRLVAEGYLLRAAQEGIAGLHAE from the coding sequence GTGTCGATGACGGCGCTGGAGCTGGACGGCGAACATCTCACCCTGGAGGATGTGGTGGCGGTAGCCCGGGGACGGCGCCCGGTGGCCCTGGCCCCCGAGGCCTGGGCTCGGGTCCGACGAAGCCGGGAGGCGGTGGAGCGATTGCTCGCCCGGGGGGCGGTGATCTACGGGGTGACCACCGGGTTCGGACATCTGCGGAACATCCGCATCTCCCCGGAGCAGGCGTCGCTTCTGCAGCACAACCTGTTGCAGAGCCACGCGGTCGGGGTGGGACCGGAGCTCTCGGAGGAGCAGGTGCGGGCGATGATGGTGGCCCGGCTGAACTCCCTGGCCCGGGGCCACTCCGGGGTCCGCCCGGAGGTCCTCCAGCTGCTCATCGAGATGCTCAACCGGGGGGTCCATCCCGTGGTCCCGGCCCAGGGCTCCCTGGGGGCCAGCGGGGACCTGGCGCCGCTGGCCCATATGGCGTTGCCGATGATCGGCCTGGGGGAGGCCATCGTGGAGGGCCGGCGGCTGCCCGGGGCGGCCGCCCTGGAGGCGGCGGGGCTGCGGCCGCTTCGGCTGGAGGCCAAGGAGGGCCTGGCCCTGATCAACGGGACGGCCTTCATGGCCGGGATCGGCGCCTTGGTCACTTACGACGCCGAGATCCTGGTGCAGACCGCGGACGTGGTGGGGGCGATGACCTTGGAGGCCCTGGAGGGATCCGCTGTCCCCTTCGACGAGCGCCTCCACCGGGTGCGGCCCCATCCCCGGCAGATGGACTGCGCGGCGTTCCTGCGGGCGCTGTTAGAGGGCAGCGAGCTGCTGAGCGATCCCCAGCGCCCCTCCCGGGTGCAGGATGCTTACTCCCTGCGCTGCATGCCCCAGGTGCACGGCGCAGTGCGGGACGTGGTGGCCTACGCCCGCTGGGCTTTAGAGATCGAGCTGAACAGCGCCACGGACAACCCGCTCATCTTCTGGGAGGAAGGGGAAGCGGAGCCCACGGTCCTGTCGGGGGGGAATTTCCACGGCGAGCTGATCGCCCTGGCCATGGATTACCTGGCCATCGGGTTGGCGGAGCTGGCCAACATCTCGGAGCGGCGCCTCAACCGGCTGCTGGATCCGGCGGAGAACGAAGGGCGGTATCCTCCCTTCCTGGCCCTGGAGCCGGGGCTGCATTCCGGCTTCATGCTGGTGCAGTATACGGCGGCGGCCCTGGCCTCGGAGAACAAAGTGCTGGCCCACCCGGCCAGCGTGGACACGATCCCCTCCTCGGCGAACACGGAGGATCACGTGAGCATGGGCGCCACGGCCGTGCGCCACGCGGAGATGGTGTTGCGCAACGCCCAGCGGGTGGTGGCTGCGGAGCTGTTCGCGGCGGGCCAGGCCATCGACCTGCGCCGGCGGCAGGCCGGTCGTCCGCTGCGGATGGGGAAGGGGACGGCGGCGGCCTACGCCCTCCTCCGCCAGCACGTGCCCTTCCTGGAGGCCGACACGGTGATGGCGCCGTGGATGGAACGGGCCTGCCGGCTGGTGGCGGAAGGATACCTCCTGCGCGCCGCCCAGGAGGGCATCGCCGGCCTGCATGCCGAATGA
- a CDS encoding GAF domain-containing protein, which yields MDAAPDQLHGELLRRLEELEDRLRRLQRLQELLHPLDQAWTAEAPLAHALEICRRAWGADGALWVRLDSQGQPIRWHEAPPGKPPSDLLPRLLPAVPIGILGAAERLPQALRFAEPIPLDPEGKRVIREALVLPLPDPWGGASGLILWRESGEGFSEEERELARLAAEPLASRFHHLHALEQQRYLSRTVLILFRVARAMAASPDLSRTLPEVVRIIREEAGWPRVAIFVHEPAAGQLRAWAREGHSPESEHYPWVLPIDRGITGRAFRTGEPQRVPDVSRDPDYVVGDPTTRSELAVPIFEIEGERPWGVLDAQSPEPYAFTPDDETLMLAVAGTIGLGLEAAQTYERVRQERARLIALYEAYLAIQQHPEPEEALQEVAEAFVRLGWRAARCWAFDESGNVLAQGESRGAASLRHLDLEPWLRNDPHLERYRQGDWLYLFPAEGAPSAGRAVLPLRDASGALMALMELEAPAEAQALGEALRRPTELLATLLRIAFDRGRLLRRYARNLREQTMLYRAVSALLRSDEPGPILTEIAAALCEALEGTSAYFLTVDLERRIMQVAAEYYAPTANPLERVSDLGVIYRREEIPAEWAALEARQPRVLYADDPPDPFEEERVLLRRYGGWSVLMIPLFAEEEPLGVVEVWDSRRRRAFDAGERAIAQAIAQHAALALQRAQLRARLQQANRRLEAILSTMEDAVLLLDAQGQILQWNAAAQRLLAEAVGFPPGRTLPDLLRALGRRAPGAARALLQGIRQLRQGREGFRIEISWPGAQGSRAFAVLCAPVREELPGTGSGWLLLFRDITAERERDALREEMIRMLMHDLQNPLGPIRLALEELRSLPELNPEARPLVQVALRGLGRLHGLIDSLLDLARLEAGRMPLERQPLDLGELAREAVEEWSPAFRHRRLRVTLELPPERPPVWADRQLMARTLWNLLSNAEKFTPVGGEIRIRMEVQADAVVLAVFNSGSYIPPEQRERIFSRFETLLGRRGHGLGLAFARLAVEAHGGRIEVESDARGTTFAIRLPLRPPDIGAVPG from the coding sequence ATGGATGCAGCACCTGATCAGCTTCATGGGGAACTCCTGCGGCGTCTGGAGGAGCTGGAAGACCGGCTCCGGCGGCTGCAACGGCTCCAGGAGCTGCTCCACCCCCTGGATCAGGCCTGGACCGCAGAGGCTCCCCTCGCCCATGCCCTGGAGATCTGCCGCCGCGCGTGGGGAGCAGACGGCGCCCTCTGGGTCCGCCTGGATTCCCAGGGGCAGCCGATACGCTGGCACGAGGCTCCCCCGGGCAAGCCTCCCTCGGATCTCCTCCCCAGACTGCTCCCTGCCGTCCCGATCGGGATCCTCGGGGCGGCGGAGCGCCTTCCGCAGGCGTTGCGGTTCGCGGAGCCCATCCCCCTGGATCCAGAGGGCAAACGGGTCATCCGCGAGGCGCTGGTCCTTCCCCTTCCGGATCCGTGGGGCGGGGCCAGCGGGCTGATCCTCTGGCGGGAATCGGGGGAAGGGTTCTCCGAGGAGGAGCGGGAGCTGGCTCGCCTCGCCGCCGAGCCCCTCGCCTCGCGGTTCCATCACCTCCACGCCCTGGAGCAGCAGCGCTACCTGAGCCGCACCGTGTTGATCCTCTTCCGGGTCGCCCGGGCCATGGCCGCCAGCCCCGATCTCTCCCGCACCCTCCCCGAGGTGGTCCGCATCATCCGCGAGGAGGCCGGATGGCCGCGGGTGGCCATCTTCGTCCACGAGCCGGCCGCCGGGCAGCTGCGGGCCTGGGCCCGAGAGGGGCACAGCCCGGAGTCGGAGCACTATCCCTGGGTCCTCCCCATCGACCGCGGCATCACCGGGCGGGCGTTCCGGACCGGAGAGCCCCAGCGGGTGCCGGACGTCTCCCGCGATCCGGATTACGTGGTGGGCGATCCGACCACCCGCTCCGAGCTGGCCGTCCCCATCTTCGAAATCGAAGGGGAGAGGCCATGGGGGGTTCTGGACGCCCAGAGCCCCGAACCGTATGCCTTCACGCCGGACGACGAGACCCTGATGCTGGCGGTGGCGGGGACCATCGGCCTGGGCCTGGAAGCGGCGCAGACCTACGAGAGGGTCCGTCAGGAGCGGGCCCGCCTGATCGCCCTCTACGAGGCTTATCTCGCCATTCAGCAACACCCGGAGCCGGAGGAGGCCCTTCAGGAAGTGGCGGAGGCCTTCGTCCGGCTGGGATGGCGCGCGGCGCGCTGCTGGGCTTTCGATGAGTCCGGGAACGTGCTGGCGCAGGGGGAGAGCCGCGGCGCAGCGTCGCTGCGCCATCTGGATCTCGAGCCGTGGTTGCGTAACGATCCTCATCTGGAGCGATACCGGCAGGGTGACTGGCTCTATCTCTTCCCGGCGGAGGGAGCCCCTTCCGCCGGCCGCGCGGTCCTGCCCCTTCGGGACGCCTCCGGCGCCCTGATGGCCCTAATGGAGCTGGAGGCCCCGGCGGAGGCGCAGGCCCTGGGGGAGGCGCTCCGGCGGCCGACGGAGCTGCTGGCGACGCTGCTGCGCATCGCCTTCGATCGCGGCCGTCTGCTCCGGCGCTACGCCCGCAACCTTCGAGAACAAACGATGCTCTACCGGGCGGTGAGCGCCCTGCTGCGCTCCGACGAGCCCGGCCCCATCCTCACCGAGATCGCCGCCGCCCTCTGCGAAGCCCTGGAGGGGACCAGCGCTTACTTCCTCACCGTGGATCTGGAGCGGAGGATCATGCAGGTGGCTGCCGAGTATTACGCGCCGACGGCCAACCCTCTGGAGCGGGTCTCCGACCTGGGGGTGATCTATCGCCGGGAGGAGATCCCTGCCGAGTGGGCGGCCTTAGAGGCGCGGCAGCCCCGCGTGCTCTACGCAGACGACCCGCCGGATCCGTTCGAGGAAGAGCGGGTCCTCCTCCGTCGCTACGGGGGCTGGTCGGTCCTGATGATCCCGCTGTTTGCGGAAGAGGAGCCCCTGGGCGTGGTGGAGGTGTGGGACAGCCGGCGACGCCGGGCCTTTGACGCGGGGGAGCGCGCCATCGCCCAGGCCATCGCCCAGCACGCGGCCCTGGCGCTGCAGCGCGCGCAGCTGCGCGCCCGGCTCCAGCAGGCGAACCGTCGCCTGGAGGCCATCCTCTCCACGATGGAGGACGCCGTGCTCCTCCTGGACGCCCAGGGGCAGATCCTCCAATGGAACGCGGCGGCGCAGCGTCTGCTCGCGGAGGCGGTGGGTTTTCCGCCCGGGAGGACGTTGCCGGATCTCCTGCGCGCGCTGGGGCGGCGGGCCCCCGGGGCCGCCCGGGCCCTCCTTCAGGGCATCCGGCAGCTCCGCCAGGGTCGGGAGGGCTTCCGCATCGAGATCTCCTGGCCCGGGGCCCAGGGCTCCCGGGCCTTCGCCGTCCTCTGCGCCCCGGTCCGGGAGGAGCTCCCGGGGACGGGGAGCGGATGGCTGTTGCTGTTCCGGGACATCACTGCGGAGCGGGAACGGGATGCGTTGCGGGAGGAGATGATCCGGATGCTCATGCACGATCTGCAGAACCCCCTGGGGCCGATCCGCCTGGCCCTGGAGGAGCTGCGCTCCCTCCCCGAGTTGAACCCCGAGGCCCGGCCCCTGGTCCAGGTCGCGCTGCGGGGGCTGGGACGGTTGCATGGCCTGATCGACAGCCTGCTGGACCTCGCCCGCCTGGAGGCGGGGCGCATGCCCCTGGAGCGCCAGCCGCTGGATCTGGGGGAGCTGGCCCGGGAGGCCGTGGAGGAATGGAGCCCGGCCTTCCGACATCGGCGGCTCCGGGTGACCCTGGAGCTCCCCCCGGAGCGGCCCCCGGTGTGGGCGGACCGACAGCTGATGGCGCGGACGCTGTGGAACTTGCTCTCCAACGCGGAGAAGTTCACCCCCGTCGGCGGGGAGATCCGCATCCGCATGGAAGTTCAGGCGGACGCGGTGGTCCTCGCCGTCTTCAACAGCGGCTCCTACATCCCGCCGGAGCAGCGGGAGCGGATCTTCAGCCGGTTCGAGACGCTGCTGGGCCGTCGGGGCCACGGCCTGGGGCTGGCCTTCGCCCGGCTGGCGGTGGAAGCCCACGGCGGGCGCATCGAGGTCGAGAGCGACGCCCGGGGCACCACCTTCGCCATCCGCTTGCCCTTGCGCCCGCCGGACATCGGAGCGGTCCCCGGATGA